The nucleotide sequence GCATTTGATAGTGTTCGATGGGATTTCATCATTGCCTCCTTGCGGGCTCTGGCTATCCCAGAAGGTTTCATCTCACTTATCTCTGAATGTATCTCCACTGCGTCTTTCTCGGTCTCAGTCAATGGCTCCTCGAGTGGATACTTCAAAAGCACTAAAGGGATCCGCCAAGGTGACCCCTTGTCCCCCTACCTCTTTGTTCTAGCAATGGAGAGTCTTTCTAGGCTGTTGACGTCCAGATACGCTGATGGTAATATTAACTACCATCCTAGAACCGAGCAACTTCAAATCTCTCATCTCATGTTTGCGGATGATGTGATGATCTTCTTCGACGGTAGTAGCAACAGCCTCCATGGCATCACTGAATGTTTGGATGACTTTGCCTCATGGTCTGGTCTCCACATGAACACGTCTAAGACAGAGCTGTTCACCGCTGGCCTTGACCCTATGGAGTCCACCGCGATTACTGGTTACGGCTTCCCAGCTGGGAGCTTTCCTATTAGATATTTGGGTCTTCCTCTTATGAGCCGGAAGCTCAAAATCTCTGAGTACTCTCCGCTAATCAACAAGATTACCTTGACTTTTCAATCTTGGGCTTCAAAAATGCTCTCTTTCGCCGGTAGACTGCAGCTCCTCAGGACCGTAATCTTTGGCACGGTTACGTTCTGGCTCTCTGCTTTCATGCTGCCGAAGGGTTGCATTCAAGCTATTGAGGCTCTTTGTGCTCGGTTCTTATGGTCAGGTAACATCGATAAGAGAGGTCTAGCGAAAATAGCTTGGTCGACGGTCTGTTTACCCAAGCAGGAAGGAGGACTCGGTCTGAGGAGTTTCTCGGTTTGGAACCAGGTTCTCTGCCTAAAATTCATATGGTTACTTCTTTCTAAAACCCCCTCTCTGTGGGTTGAATGGCATTGGAACATACACCTCCAAGATAAATCCTTCTGGTCCATTGAAGCTTCGGTTAGTGATTCTTGGGCTTGGAAAAGGCTCCTGAAGCTTCGCCCCCTGGCACTCCAGTTTTGTAAAACCGCTCTAGGCAATGGGCGTTCAGCTAGCTTCTGGTTCGACGTCTGGACTCCCCTGGGCCAGCTAATCACGTATCTGGGGCCGCTGGGTCCGAGAGCTCTGCGCATTGGAAAGAACGCTGTAGTTGCTGATGCAACGCGTGGATCAGATTGGGCTCTCCCTCATCCTAGATCACAACAGGAAGTTGATCTTCACTCTTACCTCACCACCATTTCGCTGCCTCTGTCTCATGATTGTGATGATATGTTTGAATGGATTGCTGGTGATTCCTCTCTTTGTAGTTTCAGGTCAGATACAACGTGGGAAGTACTGCGACCTAGGGAAGAGACCAAGGACTGGGTGGATGTCGTTTGGTTCAAAGGTTCCGTCCCAAAGCTCGCTTTCACAATGTGGGTTGCCAACTACGATCGCCTACCCACCAGAACCAGGCTTGCGTCTTGGGGTATTCCGATCTCTGCTGACTGCCCGTTCTGTTCCAGAGACTTGGAGACAAGGGACCATGTTTTACTCTCCTGTGAGTACAGTTGCGATGTCTGGCGAGAGGTTCTGATCCGCTGCAACCCTCCCTCTTCTAGGTTCACGGAATGGTCAGAGCTTCTATCATGGATTCGAGCTGCTACCTCGAAGGAGTTTAGGCTCCTGAGGAAATTGGCTACGCACACAGTCATCTTTCACCTATGGAAGCAGAGAAACAATCTCATTCATAACCAGACTTCCCTGCCTGCGACAATTGTTTTCCGTAGCATAGATAGAGAGATGAGGAACATTATCTCCGCCAAGAGACATCGTAAGGGGTTCAGTTCTCTTATGGAGTTATGGCTGAGATAAAGCATGCTTTTCTTTTGGTTTAAATTGGTGATCCaacttgttttttcttcttttttgccaAGATGGATCAAACACTAGTTTTTCCTTATAAAATCTACTttcatttatatgatatttacagctttagcaaaaaaaacaaaatttggtaaaacatcatttaaaatgATAAGCACGATTAAGTGGATCGATaagcttttaccaaaaaaaaaaagaagaaggaagtgGATCGATAAACaggtttgtcttttttttttttgaacaaaaaacagGTTTGTCTTAGACTGTTGATAGTCCAAACAATAGACGATAAGAGATACGAGGGAGGACTTCAAAAATGGCTGGAAGCAACGACCTAGTTCAAGCATCTGTTCTTGgacgtttttttttccttagatCACTTCAAAAATCTCTACACTAATGCAAACGaacatctttttcttttgaattttattttgttcaaaattattttcttaccaAAAAAGCTGCATCTCATTGTAAAAAGCGaacatctttttcttttgaatttaatttaacattacacttaaaaaatgataaagatgaaatagtatatattatttgtaatcAACGCAactccacaaaaaaaaataacaatgaaTAAATAACAAGCTCACAATCTATGAAGCACATGAGAACAGATCCTAATTCCTTTTTAGGtgattatttcatatataaatgcATGACTAGAACCTAATTTTCTTAAGAACCCAATCAGATCAAATAAACAAACGTAACTTACAAGATTCAATCTCGTGAACAAAACTCACAACATAAATTGAGGCGTGAAGCTAAAAGATGCATGCTTGACCCCTCTCGTGCCATTATAAATAAGAGATCGATTTTGTATTCTAAGGCAGGTGTGTTATTATTACACTCACTCACTCATATAACCACAATAAAAGTTGTTGCTGATCCTTCAAGGGAAGAACTTGAATTTAATTATAGGATGCCAAAGTTTAATGATGGTTCCTACTTTTCATTCTTCTACTTCCTAATTATGCCTTAATTAAAAAGACGATGATGCTACCAACTAACGGTAGTaattaaatatcttatataGGACCAGATCTACTCATAATTTCTAATTAGTAGTTTAGTTAAAAGCATAAACTCAGCATGTTACCTTCATTCACCAATCTTGTGTTTATTGGGTAAAAAAACAAGATCGGTTTTCACATAAATCTTGAGACATTGGGTTTAGaacaagaaaaccaaaagaTTGTAGGACCatataaagagaaaaaataataagtcCGGGAAAGGTCTCATGAGATATCATGAGAAATCATTTTGTTCCCTAATTCTGTAAATCTCTAAAATCTTTCTCACTACCCAAAACGAGTCACAACAACCACTTTGTTACACAATCACCTTATAAATACCAAAACTTACCTCAAAGTCTCAACAAACACACCACACTAGCTCCACCCGCTCAACAACTATAGCCTTCTACATTTTCAACAAACAGATTTAAGGTAAGTGAGAGAAATGAATACAAAGACTtgtctcatcttcttcctctcttctctACTCATCACAAACATCGCCTTAGCGCAAGACCGAGCTCCTCACGGGTTGGCTTATGAGACCCCAGTGGCGTTTTCACCTTCTGAATTTGACTTCTTCCATGCACAACCAGAAAACCCGGATGCCACGTTAGACCCTTGCGCTGAATCCGGCTGCTCGCCTCTCCCTGTGGCTGCGAAGATTCAAGGAGGTTCTGCAAAAGAACAGCAAAGCGAGATAGCAACAATGTCAATTGGTTCCAGAACCGGAATGGGAGCTGGTGGTGCGGTCATGATCATATTTGGACTTGTGTTTCCCATGCTGATGTGAACCATTAGTGTTTTAAACTCATATTATGATAGAGCAATATAGCTAGAGTTCGAGttaaaatgtgttttcttttcttcactATAAATTTCATATGCAGTGGTTAAAAGAAGAGTATCTGACTGTTTATTGTCAGGCCCGGTTAAGAGTGTTAAGCAAGCAACAATGGCTACTGATCTTAGACAAGTTTATTCATTTAGGAAACTATTTAAAagatttttggtttatattaaCAAGCCTTTGCTCACACTTCTTGCAAAACAGGGAGAATAAGTTCCCCAATCTTCAGTTTGGACAAAAGTTGAAGAGTGACACGTGAGCCAATTTGTGCTCAAACGTGCAAGCTCCCTATTCAGCCACATGTCACTTTCAACCTTCGACCGCTCCCGCTTTTAAGATAGTTCTTTCCTCTAGACCAAAGCCATTTCTGGAAATCTAATGGAGAAGAATGAATCAAGGCCGCCATTGATGGCGTTAAACCATGTCTCAAGACTTTGCATAGACGTTAAAAAGTCTCTAGAGTTCTACACAAAAGTGTTGGGATTCGTGGAGACAGAGCGTCCTGCGTCGCTGGACTTCAGCGGTGCTGTTGGGATCCATTTGGTGCAAGTCAAAGACGAAGAAAAGTTGCCCTCTTCAAACACGGACCATTTGGAAAAGAGGCTCAAGGAAGTGAATGTCAAGTAGATGAAGAGACCAGGAAGACGCAGCTATCGACCAGCTCTTCTTTAATAACCCGGATGGTTGGTTTCATGGTCGAGATTTGTAACTGCGAGAATCTCGAGCGCAACTCAGCTGATGCTATACATCTCCCGGGTGATCGACGTGCACCATCTGTTGCAATCCCTGGAAGATTAGACCGTGAGGATGCTAATAGGCTGCCTCAGACCAATTTTTGATACTATctagactctttttttttttcttgtgttccTGTTCTTGTATTGTGCCAAAACCACTGCTATATTAACTACTGTTTTGTATGGATGatcacaaactccatccattcCATTTGCAACTCTTATCTAAATTTCCACATGCAGTGGTTTAATACTAGAGTAACGTATTTCGACTGCTTACCGCATGGCCAGATATTGATCACCTGCCGATAACAGATGACTACACAAGATAACGGGTCACAATCATTCAGCTAAACGAATAATAAAACCCATGTTAACATTTTCAGTAAATACAACAACTCTCTTCTCAAGAAAGCAAGGATGGTGCAGTATTCAAGACAAGCCCCAAATATTCATAGTATCTAATTAAAAAAAGGGGGTAGGAATCGAAAAGTGAGTTGAATCAAATCTCTCTACCATTTACGAGAACTAAGATACTCAATAGCAGGCTCAAATGTCTGGTCGACAGCTTTGTTCCACAGAGATGCAAATTCCATCCGATATTGCTTCCCCAACATGCCATCTCTCACCTGGAAACAAACATACTGCAACTTATGATCTCTAAACTGTAACCAGAAGTTCATATATTAACCCAGCTAGACTCTATATCAATGCAGCGAGCGTCTTGGTTAGCCTAAACCGGAACTGAGAACAAACCAGAAATTGGACGATGATATCTAGGGATTTGTGACAAAATAGAACCTGAGATTGATCCATGGATTGAGATTTAGGAAGGGCGAGGGATTCATGGATGCGTTTTCGCTGCTCGAGGACGATGAATCCAGTCAAGGCGCTGCCAAGCGTGGCGCCGACAAGACGCTCCTGTAATATacgaataatatattat is from Brassica napus cultivar Da-Ae chromosome A4, Da-Ae, whole genome shotgun sequence and encodes:
- the LOC125575082 gene encoding uncharacterized protein LOC125575082; its protein translation is MNTKTCLIFFLSSLLITNIALAQDRAPHGLAYETPVAFSPSEFDFFHAQPENPDATLDPCAESGCSPLPVAAKIQGGSAKEQQSEIATMSIGSRTGMGAGGAVMIIFGLVFPMLM
- the BNAA04G28390D gene encoding uncharacterized protein BNAA04G28390D isoform X2 codes for the protein MISILAQERLVGATLGSALTGFIVLEQRKRIHESLALPKSQSMDQSQVRDGMLGKQYRMEFASLWNKAVDQTFEPAIEYLSSRKW
- the BNAA04G28390D gene encoding uncharacterized protein BNAA04G28390D isoform X1, whose translation is MISILAQERLVGATLGSALTGFIVLEQRKRIHESLALPKSQSMDQSQYVCFQVRDGMLGKQYRMEFASLWNKAVDQTFEPAIEYLSSRKW